The Paraburkholderia largidicola DNA segment TGCCGGCGCGCTGACGCGTGAGCGGCGCCATCACGATACGGTTTTTCAGCGTGATATCGCCAATCTGGAGCGGGTCGAAAAGTGTCGGCATGTGTTCAATCCTTGCGGGCGCATGGCCCGATGTGTCAAGACTGCATTCAGGGAGAGCGAAGACGCTGGCGTGAATCAGAGATCCGCGTTCATGTGCGCGAGGAACGCCTCGATGACGGCCTCGTTGCGCTTGAAGAACACCCATTGACCGACACGTTTCGACGTGATCAGCCCCGCGCGCTGTAACGCGGCGAGGTGCGCGGACACCGTGGACTGCGACAGACCGCAGCAGTCGTCGAACTGTCCGGCGCAAACACCGTGTTCGTACGACAGCTCCTGCTCCGGGAAATACTTATCCGGCTCGCGCAGCTTCGCAAGAATCACGCGACGCGCCGGGTTGGCCAGCGCCTTGTGGATCGCGTCGATGTCGATATCAGTAGTCTTCGGGTTGGGCTTCGTGCTCATGAAACAGCGGACAGACTCTCTGGCCGGAACGTCGGCGTCTGAATCGCTATGGACCGAATCTTATATCGGAATTTAACGATATGCGTGGATGGCCTTACTGGCAATGGGGGTGATAGCCCCGGTCCCCACATTCAAAAAGTCTGCAGTTTTGCCGGAGATCGCCGACTATGATTAACGTGTCCGAGGCTGCAGCATCCGTTCCGCCGGTTGAGTTCGTTATCTGTCGCATGTCGAGATGGAGGGGGGCTCAACGGCCTCAAGGCAAATGACGCAGATCGTCAAAATCTTCCTGTCTTCTCCAGCCGATGTGCTCGCCGAACAGCAGGCGGTGCTTGCACTGGCTGAGGAAATCAACGACGTCATCGCTTTTCTGTCCCCGGATCTCGACGTGCGGCTGGAAGTGCTGCGATATCAGGACAACGTGTATCCCGATGCGGGGCGTCCGCAAGAAGTGGTCGACCGCCAGATGCCGAAGGACTTCGATATTTATCTCGGTATCATGTGGATGCGCTGCGGCACGCCCACCATGGACGATCCGAGCGGAACGATCCACGAATTCCGGCAGGCAATGAAGCGCCGGGAGGCGACGGGACGCCCGATCGTCATGTTCTATTTCTCGGATGAGGCGCCATCATCGTTGCCGCGCACGGCAGAGGCCATAAGCCAGCTTGCCGGAGTGATGAAATTCCGCGACGAGCTTGCGCAAATCGGATTGACGATGTCTTACCCGGATCGGGCGAGCTTCAGGGAGCGTGTGCGTGGCGGACTGCTGCGTGCCGTCGCCGATGTGCAGCATCGGCCATCGGCGGTGCGCGTCGAATCGACGGACCGCGAGGCGTCGACAGCGGAAGTGCCGGCAAGTATCGCAGAACTGGCGCGAAGTTATGACGACGTCCGCGACGCGATGCCCTCGGGTGCGGAGCGGACAACGAAAATGACGGCCATTTTTTCGAGCCTGATGTCGCAGGCACCCGTCGCGATCAAAGCCCTTGAAAAACTGAAGACAAGCAGGTCGGCAGGCGAGCGCCTCGCGGCTGTCGCGGTGCTCAGGGCCTTTCCGCGGGAAGAGGAGATCAACTGGTTGGCCGAGCGTCTGAACTCGGATGTCGAAACGCCATTCGTTGGCTATCAGGCGGCGACCGCGCTCGCCCAGGCCGTCCGCAGCCTGCCTGCCGAGGCCGACGCGAACCTCGAACTCGCCATCGACAAGGCCCTGGCTTTAGCAGGACGCAATCCCAACGACCCGGCACGCATTCACATGCTCGAACACGCTCGACAGGAATTGCTCGTCAAGGGACGAGCGTCGGAGGCGTGAACAGAGTGGCCGTCACATTGAAGCAAGGCAAGCTGGCGGCGCGGGCGAGCGGTTCGTCATTAGATGTGCACTCGACGCGGCGGCAGATTAGTCGCTATATGGAAACGTTTAGTCCGATGGCGTAACCTAAGTTGCCGGGATTCTGCGCTCTCGCGAACAGGATGCCCGGCGAATCGCCGACGGCTGCCACACGGCGCGTGAAACGAGGGGACACCGACAGGGATGACGGATGTGACCGACTTATTTTCGCCGAAGCGGGTCTTTCTGTTCAGCGGGCACATGATAGACCGGCCCGACCGCCCACAAGCGCGCTTCCCGCCGGAGCGTGAAGACGCCGTGACGAAGGACATCGCCGGCGTGCTCGACAGGCTGCAAGCTGGCGCCGCTGATCTTGCCGTCTGTAGCGGCGCATGCGGGGGCGATCTGATCTTCGCGGAACTCATGCTCGGGCGCGGTGCTCATGTCGATCTTCACCTTCCGTTCGAGCCCGCCGTGTTCGTGACGGATTCCGTCGACTTCGCGAACGCGAACTGGCGCGAACGCTTCGACGCAGTCCGGGCGGACCCGCGCGTGCGCACCATCGTGTTGCCCGAGGCCCGGACGGCAGACGAGGGGCAGCTATCGCCGTACGAGCGCACGAACCTCTGGATGCTCGAGCGCGCGTTCAGCCGTGGCGCGCAACAGGTCTACTTCATCTGCGTATGGGACGGTGCAGCGGGCGACGGGCCCGGCGGCACGGGCCATATGGTCGAGGCGGTCGAGGCGGCAGGCGGCGTCGCGGAGCCTCCCATTCATCCTCTCGGGTTCACACGGTGAGGCGAACATGCCACGACCTCTTTGCTTCGTCATCATGCCCTATGGCCGCAAGCCGACGCAGGCGGATGCCACGCGCGGCCCCGGCGAGATCGATTTCAATGCGCTGTGGGATCGTGCGTACGTGCCCGTGATCGAGTCCCTGGGCTATGACGCCGTTCGCGCGGACCAGGACACGGGCTCGATGATCATTACGCAGATGCTCGAGCGCATCTATTACGCGGATCTCGTGCTCGCCGACATGACCATCCCCAACGGCAATGTCTACTACGAGGTCGGTATCCGCCATGCGGCGAAGCCCACCGGCTGCGTCCTGCTTGCGGCGGACTGGTCGCAGCCGCTCTTCGACGTCGCGCAATTGCGCACGGTGCGCTATCCCCTTGCAAACGGCGACATCGACGATGCGACCGCGCAGCGCATTCGTGACACGATCTCGCCTGGCATCGAGGCGCTCGCGGTCGGGCCGTCGCCGATGTTCGAAGCCATCAAGGGATATCCGTCGTCTCCGGAGCCGGCCCTCGCGTCTACGATGAAGCAACGCATGGCGGAACTCGCCGCCTTTCAGTCCGCTATTCGGGGCGTACGTTTGCTACCCAAGCCGCAGCGTATGGCGCGAGCACAGGAACTCGTCAAAAAGCACGGCGTGCCGCCTTTGATGGCGAGTGTCGTATTTGCGTTGCTGCTGCTTCTGCGCGATTCGATCGAGGTCCCCGAGGACTGGAACAAGCTGCTCGCCTTCATCGACGCACTGCCGGACGACTTCCGTGAGCAGTCCGAGGTGCAGTCGCAGCGCGCATTCGCCGTGTCGCAGGCGGGCGATGTGCGCGACGCGATCGAGCAACTCGAGGTCGTGCTGGAGATGGCCGGTCCATCGGTCGAGCGTCTTGGGCTGCTGGGCGGCAGGTATAAGCGGCTCTACCGCGATACAGTCGAGCCGTTCCAGAAGCAGCAATTCCTCGATCAGGCGATCGATTGCTACGAGCGTGGCATGGACCTCGATCTCAACGACTACTACTGCTCGTCCAATCTGCCGCGCCTGTATCGCGCGCGCAATGGCAAGGATGATCTGAAGCGCGCGCATGTAATATCGGCTGTCGTGAACGCCGCATGCGAGCGTGCACTGCGGCGTGGCGTGACGGACGAATGGCTGCGGCCCACCTGGCTGGCGGCTGCCTTTGACGACGGCGACGCGGATCTCGCGGAAGATCTCGCGGAAAAAGTCGCGGCCGAAGGCGTGACGCGCTGGAAAATCGAAAGCGTATTGGCCGATCTTCACGCGAGTGCGCAACTCGAGCCGGACGAAGCGCGGCGCGCACGGCTCGTCGGCGTGGCCGACAAGCTGGCGGAGCAATCGGGTAGCGAGGGTAAGGCGGGGTGAAAAGAGTGTGTGCTCAACCAGGGTTTCAGATGCATTGACGTCCTGCTGCCAAAGCACCCATCGGATTCGCGCCGTGCGTCTCGCGTCAGTCACGCTCGATCGCAATGGCTTGTCGTGCTCCGTGTTGCAGGAGCCTGACAGCGTCCACCAGTGCCCGTCGGAAAACCTCCCGGTTCGCCAGTTCGGGCGGGAACACTTCCTTGATCGCCAGCATCGTGTCGACGAGTTGCTGCGGATCGGCGGGGGCGTTCGCCGTCAGGCGTGCAGCCATCGGGTCGCTGATGTCGTAACGCGTGCCGTCGTCGGCTTGGCCGCGCAGAAATACGAGCCATGCTGCGACGGCCAGCGTGAGCCGTTCGATCGATTGCCCCGCATTCAGACGCGCCTCGATCGTTGCGAGCAGCCGTGGCGGAATCTTCTGGCTGCCGTCCATCGCGATCTGCGCGGTGCGATGCTTGAGCGCGGCGTTCGCATAGCGTGCAAGCAACGCGTCGCGATAGGCGAGCACGTCGAATGAGGGCGGCACATCGAGCGTCGGCGCGATTTCGTGCGTCATCATTGCGTGGATCAGTGCTTTCAGCGGCGGATGAGTGATCGCTTCGTCGATCGTCGCAAAGCCCGCGAGCATCGACAGATACGCGAGCGTCGAATGCGTGCCGTTGAGCATGCGCAGCTTGGCGAGTTCGAACGGCATCACGTCGTCGACGAGTTGCGCGCCGGCTCGCTCCCACGCAGGGCGTCCCGCCGGAAAGCGGTCTTCGATCACCCATTGGCGGAACGGCTCGCACGGCACGGGCACGGCGTCGTGGGTATGCAAGGCACGCAGCGCCGCTTCGCGTTCGGCGTCGGTGGTGGAGGGGACGATGCGGTCCACCATCGTCGATGGAAACGCGACATGCGCGTCGATCCAGTCGGCGAGTTCAGGTTCGAGCATGCGGGCAAACGACACGACCGCCTGCTTCAAGGCCGCGCCGTTGTGCGAGAGGTTGTCGCACGACAGCACGGTGAAGGGCGGCGTGCCGGCATTGCGCCTCTGCCTGAGCGCGGCGGCGAGGATGCCGGGCACCGTGGACGGCTCCTCGGGATGCGCCAGATCATGCGCAATCCCTGTGTGATCCAGATCCACGTCGCCCGTTCGCGTATCGCGGCAATAACCTTTCTCGGTGACTGTCAGCGACACGATGCGCACGTTTCCATCGGCTAGCAATTCGACAAGACGCGCACGGTCGAAAGGCATCGCGAGCACTTCCTTGAGCGCGCGAATCACCGTGACGCGCACGCCTTCAGGCCCGCGTTCGACCACGCTATACAGACCATCCTGCGCCATCAATGCGTCGCGCTTGGCCACGTCGCCCTGCAGCGTCACGCCGCAGATGCCCCAGTCTCCACCCGCCGCGAGCATCGCTTCTTCCGTATAAACGGCCTCGTGCGCGCGATGAAAATTACCGATCCCCAGATGAACGATGCCGATACGTGGATCGCGCCACCCCGGCCCCGATACGTGGTCGTTCAATGAGTCGAGTGCAGCGCGGCAAAGCGATGGCTTGGCGGTCATGTTCAGGTCCGAAGCGCGGGAAAACCCGTTGTTGACGATTGAATATACTTGTATGGTAGCATCAGTTCCATCGAATGCGACTCAAGGAAATCCCCATGAAAATCGTCCGCGCCGATGTGATCGTCACGTGTCCCGGCCGCAACTTCGTTACGCTCAAAGTGGTGACGGACGAGGGCGTTCACGGCATCGGCGATGCCACGTTGAACGGCCGCGAACTCGCCGTGGCGTCGTATCTGAAGGACCATGTGTGCCCGTTGCTGATCGGGTGCGATCCCGGGCGAATCGAGGATATCTGGCAATTTCTCTACAAAGGCGCGTACTGGCGCCGCGGCCCGGTAACGATGACCGCGATCGCCGCCGTCGACATGGCGCTGTGGGACATTCTCGGCAAGGTGGCGAACCTGCCGCTGTACCGCTTGCTGGGCGGCGCGTCGCGCGAAGGCGTGATGGTCTACGGCCACGCGACGGGCCGCGACATTCCCGAAGCGCTCGAACGTTACCAGGAGCACATCGAAGCCGGCTACAAGGCTATCCGGATCCAGTGCGGCGTGCCGAACATGCGTTCGGTCTATGGCGTGTCGAAGGGCGCCGGCATGTATGAGCCGGCGACCAAAGGCGCCGTCGAAGAGCAAAGCTGGTCGACGGAAAAGTATCTCGACTTCGTGCCGAAACTCTTCGAAGCCGTGCGCGACAAGTTCGGCTTCGATACGCATATGCTGCACGACGTGCATCACCGGCTCACGCCGATCGAAGCGGCGCGTCTGGGCAAATCGGTCGAACCGTATCGGCTCTTCTGGATGGAAGACCCGACGCCCGCCGAGAACCAGGCGGGATTCCGTCTGATCCGTGAGCACACGGTCACGCCGATCGCCGTCGGTGAAGTGTTCAACAGCATCTGGGACTGCAAGCAACTGATCGAAGAGCAGTTGATCGACTACATTCGCGCGACCTTGACGCACGCGGGCGGCATTACGCACCTGAAGCGCATCGCCGATTTCGCTTCGCTCTATCAGGTGCGCACGGGCTGTCACGGACCATCGGATCTGTCGCCCGTCTGCATGGGCGCGGCGCTGCATTTCGACCTGTGGGTGCCGAACTTCGGCGTGCAGGAATACATGGGCTTCCCGAAGGAAGCACTCGACGTGTTCC contains these protein-coding regions:
- a CDS encoding ArsR/SmtB family transcription factor is translated as MSTKPNPKTTDIDIDAIHKALANPARRVILAKLREPDKYFPEQELSYEHGVCAGQFDDCCGLSQSTVSAHLAALQRAGLITSKRVGQWVFFKRNEAVIEAFLAHMNADL
- a CDS encoding TRAFs-binding domain-containing protein gives rise to the protein MPRPLCFVIMPYGRKPTQADATRGPGEIDFNALWDRAYVPVIESLGYDAVRADQDTGSMIITQMLERIYYADLVLADMTIPNGNVYYEVGIRHAAKPTGCVLLAADWSQPLFDVAQLRTVRYPLANGDIDDATAQRIRDTISPGIEALAVGPSPMFEAIKGYPSSPEPALASTMKQRMAELAAFQSAIRGVRLLPKPQRMARAQELVKKHGVPPLMASVVFALLLLLRDSIEVPEDWNKLLAFIDALPDDFREQSEVQSQRAFAVSQAGDVRDAIEQLEVVLEMAGPSVERLGLLGGRYKRLYRDTVEPFQKQQFLDQAIDCYERGMDLDLNDYYCSSNLPRLYRARNGKDDLKRAHVISAVVNAACERALRRGVTDEWLRPTWLAAAFDDGDADLAEDLAEKVAAEGVTRWKIESVLADLHASAQLEPDEARRARLVGVADKLAEQSGSEGKAG
- a CDS encoding mannitol dehydrogenase family protein, with translation MTAKPSLCRAALDSLNDHVSGPGWRDPRIGIVHLGIGNFHRAHEAVYTEEAMLAAGGDWGICGVTLQGDVAKRDALMAQDGLYSVVERGPEGVRVTVIRALKEVLAMPFDRARLVELLADGNVRIVSLTVTEKGYCRDTRTGDVDLDHTGIAHDLAHPEEPSTVPGILAAALRQRRNAGTPPFTVLSCDNLSHNGAALKQAVVSFARMLEPELADWIDAHVAFPSTMVDRIVPSTTDAEREAALRALHTHDAVPVPCEPFRQWVIEDRFPAGRPAWERAGAQLVDDVMPFELAKLRMLNGTHSTLAYLSMLAGFATIDEAITHPPLKALIHAMMTHEIAPTLDVPPSFDVLAYRDALLARYANAALKHRTAQIAMDGSQKIPPRLLATIEARLNAGQSIERLTLAVAAWLVFLRGQADDGTRYDISDPMAARLTANAPADPQQLVDTMLAIKEVFPPELANREVFRRALVDAVRLLQHGARQAIAIERD
- the manD gene encoding D-mannonate dehydratase ManD encodes the protein MKIVRADVIVTCPGRNFVTLKVVTDEGVHGIGDATLNGRELAVASYLKDHVCPLLIGCDPGRIEDIWQFLYKGAYWRRGPVTMTAIAAVDMALWDILGKVANLPLYRLLGGASREGVMVYGHATGRDIPEALERYQEHIEAGYKAIRIQCGVPNMRSVYGVSKGAGMYEPATKGAVEEQSWSTEKYLDFVPKLFEAVRDKFGFDTHMLHDVHHRLTPIEAARLGKSVEPYRLFWMEDPTPAENQAGFRLIREHTVTPIAVGEVFNSIWDCKQLIEEQLIDYIRATLTHAGGITHLKRIADFASLYQVRTGCHGPSDLSPVCMGAALHFDLWVPNFGVQEYMGFPKEALDVFPHAWTFDHGMMHPGEAPGHGVDIDEEAAARYPYDPAYLPVARLEDGTLWNW